Proteins encoded within one genomic window of Triticum aestivum cultivar Chinese Spring chromosome 2D, IWGSC CS RefSeq v2.1, whole genome shotgun sequence:
- the LOC123051631 gene encoding lipase, which yields MERRRRVAVLALVLLLLSACHGRREFSVNQDQSLIYDHTLAKTIVEYASAVYMTDLTALYTWTCSRCNDLTQDFEMRSLIVDVENCLQAFVGVAHNLNAIIVAIRGTQENSVQNWIKDLVWKQLDLSYPDMPNAKVHSGFFSSYNNTILRLAITSAVHKARKTYGDIGVIVTGHSMGGAMAAFCALDLAIKLGSDNVQLMTFGQPRVGNAVFASYFAKYVPNTIRLVHGHDIVPHLPPYFSFLSKLTYHHFPREVWIDDSDDNTTEQICDASGEDPNCCRCLSILSLSIQDHFTYLGVDMESDDWSTCRIITAQSVERLRKDLASNIIMTKHGVEVSIVENSVQTDWSSSI from the exons ATGGAGCGACGGAGGCGGGTCGCTGTGCTGGCCCTGGTGCTCCTGCTGCTCTCGGCTTGTCATGGAAGAAGAG AGTTCTCTGTCAATCAGGATCAGAGTCTTATATATGATCATACTCTTGCTAAGACCATCGTGGAATATGCTTCGGCT GTGTATATGACAGATTTAACAGCTTTGTATACATGGACATGCTCAAGATGCAATGACTTGACTCAA GACTTCGAGATGAGGTCTCTAATTGTTGATGTGGAGAACTGCTTGCAG GCATTTGTCGGTGTAGCTCACAATCTAAATGCCATAATAGTTGCAATCAGAGGGACTCAAGAGAACAG TGTGCAGAATTGGATCAAGGACTTGGTATGGAAGCAGCTTGATCTAAGCTATCCAGACATGCCAAATGCAAAG GTGCACAGTGGATTTTTCTCCTCCTATAATAATACAATTTTGCGTCTAGCTATCACAAGTGCTGTGCACAAGGCAAGAAAGACATATGGGGATATCGGCGTCATAGTCACAGGGCACTCAATGGGAGGAGCCATGGCTGCCTTCTGTGCACTCGATCTTGCT ATCAAGCTCGGAAGCGACAATGTTCAACTCATGACTTTCGGACAGCCTCGTGTTGGCAATGCTGTTTTCGCCTCCTACTTTGCCAAATATGTGCCAAACACAATTCGACTGGTACACGGACATGATATCGTGCCGCATTTGCCACCTTATTTCTCCTTTCTTTCCAAACTGACGTACCACCACTTCCCAAGAGAG GTATGGATCGATGATTCTGACGACAACACAACCGAACAGATTTGTGATGCCAGCGGCGAAGACCCAAACTGCTGCAG GTGCCTCTCCATACTGAGTTTGAGCATTCAGGACCATTTCACATACCTGGGAGTCGATATGGAATCAGATGACTGGAGCACCTGCAGAATCATCACAGCACAAAGTGTTGAGCGACTACGGAAGGATCTCGCCAGCAACATCATCATGACAAAGCACGGCGTCGAGGTCTCCATTGTCGAGAATAGCGTGCAGACAGACTGGAGCAGTTCCATATAG
- the LOC123051630 gene encoding probable serine/threonine-protein kinase PBL7 isoform X2 — protein sequence MSCFPCSGSSGKAGEDAAALSPSPRPSAAKPAPDGSNSRSSSSVRRGGSIPHGPAKIFTFRELAIATKNFRKDCLLGEGGFGRVYKGHMENGQVIAVKQLDRNGFQGNREFLVEVLMLSLLHHPNLVRLIGYCADGDQRLLVYEYMLLGSLENHLHDRPPDREPLDWNARMRIAVGAAKGLEYLHDKANPPVIYRDFKPSNILLSEDYYPKLSDFGLAKLGPVGENTHVSTRVMGTYGYCAPEYAMTGQLTVKSDVYSFGVVFLELVTGRRAIDHTKPDGESNLVAWARPMFRDRRKFCQMADPLLQGRYPKRGLYQALAVAAMCLQEKAASRPLIGDIVTALSYLASQHYDPKSCRTCPSTPRAKAHRRTTSCVPDAQRAADTLNWDAVDLRRKDSRGGEFEEDLSEGCCSGSSSGRNDGLDVPVLLALHNGKSYGEADRDRKSAAKVDAHEKPRADPGKYSRQV from the exons ATGAGCTGCTTCCCGTGCTCGGGCTCCTCGGGGAAGGCCGGGGAGGATGCGGCGGCGCTCTCGCCGTCGCCCCGGCCGTCGGCGGCGAAGCCGGCGCCAG ATGGATCCAATTCTCGTAGTTCAAGCTCTGTTCGCAGAGGAGGAAGCATTCCACATGGCCCGGCAAAGATTTTCACTTTCCGGGAGCTAGCTATTGCTACCAAGAATTTCAGAAAAGATTGTTTGCTGGGTGAAGGCGGCTTTGGTCGCGTCTATAAAGGACACATGGAGAATGGACAG GTTATTGCTGTGAAGCAACTTGACAGAAACGGTTTCCAAGGAAATCGTGAATTTCTTGTAGAGGTTCTCATGCTAAGCCTCTTGCATCATCCCAATCTTGTCAGATTAATTGGCTATTGCGCAGATGGTGATCAGCGCCTCCTCGTTTATGAGTATATGTTATTGGGATCGTTAGAAAATCATCTGCATG ACCGCCCACCAGACAGGGAACCCCTTGATTGGAATGCAAGGATGAGGATAGCTGTCGGTGCAGCGAAGGGTTTGGAGTACCTGCATGATAAGGCAAATCCACCGGTCATATATAgagatttcaaaccatcaaatATTCTTCTGAGCGAAGATTATTACCCGAAGCTGTCTGACTTTGGGCTTGCTAAACTTGGCCCTGTTGGTGAAAACACTCATGTATCAACAAGAGTTATGGGAACGTATGGCTATTGCGCTCCTGAATATGCGATGACAGGGCAGTTGACAGTAAAGTCTGATGTTTACAGTTTTGGTGTTGTGTTCCTTGAACTTGTTACAGGTCGGAGAGCCATTGATCACACCAAGCCTGATGGGGAGTCAAATCTTGTCGCATGG GCTCGCCCGATGTTCAGAGACCGTCGAAAGTTCTGCCAGATGGCTGATCCGTTGCTGCAAGGCCGGTATCCCAAGAGGGGTTTGTACCAGGCTTTAGCCGTTGCAGCAATGTGTTTGCAGGAGAAAGCGGCGTCCCGGCCCCTCATAGGGGACATTGTCACTGCACTTTCTTATCTAGCTTCCCAACATTATGATCCGAAAAGCTGTAGGACCTGCCCGTCTACCCCAAGGGCGAAAGCACACCGACGGACAACCAGTTGTGTTCCTGATGCTCAACGTGCAGCTGACACGCTTAACTGGGACGCCGTGGACTTGAGGAGAAAGGATTCTAGAGGAGGGGAGTTTGAAGAGGATCTCAGTGAAGGCTGCTGCAGTGGCAGTAGCTCTGGGAGGAATGATGGCTTGGATGTGCCAGTACTGCTTGCCCTGCACAATGGGAAGTCTTACGGTGAAGCTGATAGAGATCGCAAGTCTGCCGCCAAGGTCGATGCCCACGAGAAACCGAGAGCAGACCCTGGCAAATATAGCAGGCAGGTTTGA
- the LOC123051630 gene encoding probable serine/threonine-protein kinase PBL7 isoform X1, translating into MSCFPCSGSSGKAGEDAAALSPSPRPSAAKPAPDGSNSRSSSSVRRGGSIPHGPAKIFTFRELAIATKNFRKDCLLGEGGFGRVYKGHMENGQQVIAVKQLDRNGFQGNREFLVEVLMLSLLHHPNLVRLIGYCADGDQRLLVYEYMLLGSLENHLHDRPPDREPLDWNARMRIAVGAAKGLEYLHDKANPPVIYRDFKPSNILLSEDYYPKLSDFGLAKLGPVGENTHVSTRVMGTYGYCAPEYAMTGQLTVKSDVYSFGVVFLELVTGRRAIDHTKPDGESNLVAWARPMFRDRRKFCQMADPLLQGRYPKRGLYQALAVAAMCLQEKAASRPLIGDIVTALSYLASQHYDPKSCRTCPSTPRAKAHRRTTSCVPDAQRAADTLNWDAVDLRRKDSRGGEFEEDLSEGCCSGSSSGRNDGLDVPVLLALHNGKSYGEADRDRKSAAKVDAHEKPRADPGKYSRQV; encoded by the exons ATGAGCTGCTTCCCGTGCTCGGGCTCCTCGGGGAAGGCCGGGGAGGATGCGGCGGCGCTCTCGCCGTCGCCCCGGCCGTCGGCGGCGAAGCCGGCGCCAG ATGGATCCAATTCTCGTAGTTCAAGCTCTGTTCGCAGAGGAGGAAGCATTCCACATGGCCCGGCAAAGATTTTCACTTTCCGGGAGCTAGCTATTGCTACCAAGAATTTCAGAAAAGATTGTTTGCTGGGTGAAGGCGGCTTTGGTCGCGTCTATAAAGGACACATGGAGAATGGACAG CAGGTTATTGCTGTGAAGCAACTTGACAGAAACGGTTTCCAAGGAAATCGTGAATTTCTTGTAGAGGTTCTCATGCTAAGCCTCTTGCATCATCCCAATCTTGTCAGATTAATTGGCTATTGCGCAGATGGTGATCAGCGCCTCCTCGTTTATGAGTATATGTTATTGGGATCGTTAGAAAATCATCTGCATG ACCGCCCACCAGACAGGGAACCCCTTGATTGGAATGCAAGGATGAGGATAGCTGTCGGTGCAGCGAAGGGTTTGGAGTACCTGCATGATAAGGCAAATCCACCGGTCATATATAgagatttcaaaccatcaaatATTCTTCTGAGCGAAGATTATTACCCGAAGCTGTCTGACTTTGGGCTTGCTAAACTTGGCCCTGTTGGTGAAAACACTCATGTATCAACAAGAGTTATGGGAACGTATGGCTATTGCGCTCCTGAATATGCGATGACAGGGCAGTTGACAGTAAAGTCTGATGTTTACAGTTTTGGTGTTGTGTTCCTTGAACTTGTTACAGGTCGGAGAGCCATTGATCACACCAAGCCTGATGGGGAGTCAAATCTTGTCGCATGG GCTCGCCCGATGTTCAGAGACCGTCGAAAGTTCTGCCAGATGGCTGATCCGTTGCTGCAAGGCCGGTATCCCAAGAGGGGTTTGTACCAGGCTTTAGCCGTTGCAGCAATGTGTTTGCAGGAGAAAGCGGCGTCCCGGCCCCTCATAGGGGACATTGTCACTGCACTTTCTTATCTAGCTTCCCAACATTATGATCCGAAAAGCTGTAGGACCTGCCCGTCTACCCCAAGGGCGAAAGCACACCGACGGACAACCAGTTGTGTTCCTGATGCTCAACGTGCAGCTGACACGCTTAACTGGGACGCCGTGGACTTGAGGAGAAAGGATTCTAGAGGAGGGGAGTTTGAAGAGGATCTCAGTGAAGGCTGCTGCAGTGGCAGTAGCTCTGGGAGGAATGATGGCTTGGATGTGCCAGTACTGCTTGCCCTGCACAATGGGAAGTCTTACGGTGAAGCTGATAGAGATCGCAAGTCTGCCGCCAAGGTCGATGCCCACGAGAAACCGAGAGCAGACCCTGGCAAATATAGCAGGCAGGTTTGA